In the genome of Peromyscus eremicus chromosome 8b, PerEre_H2_v1, whole genome shotgun sequence, the window TAACGATTTCAAGAAAGAGAGGAGTCTTTTTCTACATCCCATACAGAGAACTGCTCTACTGTAACTACATACAAGCCTTCTGAATTACCCTTAACAGCAATTCCCCTCTATTACCAACAACACGGAGGTAGAGAAAATCGTCCATAAACACTTAGCTGTCTAATTAAGCTGAGAAGTGAAGACTTTgttgtttaagaaagaaaagaaactaattttCATTTGCCATTTGTGCGGGGAATCACAGCCCTTATTACCCCCTCGTTATTTTCATGATAGTATCTGGCATTTTGCACAAACTTTGCCCTTAGACAAGATTTTAAAGCATTCGTTTTAGACACAAAACTtcccttttttcccctcccaCTGCCTAAATTCTTTTTCAACGGGACATTTGTTCACCATCCAGAAGGTGATTTCCAAGTCGTTTTAGATGTTGTAGCATGTGGTACCTATGCCTCCCCAGAAGTGATGTACCATAAAGTGGCATTGAATTGAATGCCTTTCCTTCTCTACCCAAGGCAACTAACTAGACCTAAGCGCCCTTCTCTTATGCTACCATACTCTAGGGAGTTGACAGTGATACTGATGGCcgaattgttattattattattattattattattattattattattattcctggCATCCTCGCTTTGATCAGAAAGTTTGTTAATTaaaatttgggatttttttttaaagctgtctaTGCAAATAACACACGGCTGCTCTTTTAACATACCTGCTTCACTTAGCTCCTTGAATTCTCGCGAGCGGGGGAATATTTGAAAGAATacttctagagaaaaaaaaaaaacactaataacaAGCCTTGGAAGTCTATCCGTGCGTGGTCTCCCAGTCTAACATTTACCTATCTTGAAGTGGAACATTTTCTGGAGCCGGGAGGGTTGAGATGGGAGAGGGGACTGCGTGATAGCTAACCCTCACATGATAGCTAACCCTCAGACAGAGGGACAAGGGTCTTCGGCTGCAGCCTGGAAAAGAGAGTCTGCCCTGGACCAGAGGGGAGAGGGCAAGCTCTCTTGTCCTAAAATCTCCGACCTCCTCCACCATCAGAAATTCTGTTGCTGGCACCATCTAGAAAGCTGGCTGATTCAGATgtgctgggggggtggggggactttTGGGGAGCCCCCACTCCTCAGTGCCCTGGCCTCACCGTCACCCGCAGCAGGCCTCTTAGAAAGCCGCCCAGAGGTGAAGGCTGCGGGTCGTGCCCCTCCCGCGGCCTTCCAGCCCTTGATCCCTAGGGCCCCGGGTCGGGTAGGCTGGCACGGCCTCCGTGACACACTCCTTTCTCGCTTTCCTCCCATGCCGGGCCAGCAGAAGGCACCTTCCCGATGAGCCAGCGCAGCTTCCCCGCCTCCTTCTGGAACAGCGCGTACCAGGCGGCGCCGGTGCCCTCGCCGCTGGGCAGTCCTCTGGCCGCCGCGCACTCGGAGCTGCCCTTCGCCACCGCCGACCCCTACTCCCCAGCCGCGCTGCACGGCCACCTGCACCAGGGCGCGGCCGACTGGCACCACGCACACCCGCACCACGCACACCCGCACCCGCACCATCCCTACGCGCTGGGCGGCGCCCTAGGCGCGCAAGCCTCAGCCTACCCGCGGCCAGCCGTGCACGAGGTCTACGCGCCCCACTTCGACCCGCGCTATGGGCCGCTGCTCATGCCCGCCGCCTCGGGCCGCCCCGGCCGCCTGGCCCCGGCCTCAGCACCTGCTCCCGGCAGCCCGCCCTGCGAGCTCGCTGCCAAGGGCGAGCCGGCGGGCGGCGCGTGGGCTGCGCCCGGGGGACCCTTCGTGAGCCCCACGGGGGACGTGGCCCAGAGCCTGGGCCTCGGCGTGGACTCAGGTAAGCGGAGGAGGGAGTGCAGTCTCCCCGCAGCTCCTCCAGCACTGTACCCGACTCTGGGCTGAGGCGCCGACGCCCCCGACTTCCCTTGGGAGACCCCCCCCCCAGGACCATGTGGCTGAGAGATTGCATGCCATCATTTGTTTCTACGGGTAGAAGTCTCTAGAAAGTAGCACCCTGCCCTCGGCCTGGTTGCTCGGTGGTACAGAGGACTCTTTCTGTTCTTTGAATAAAGTTCGGTGGAAAGATTCTAGCCTGCACTGGGCAGACAGTAGCCACTAACCACACGTGACTGCTGAGCCTTTGCCCCGTGGCTAGGATGAACGGCGATGTGCTGTCAGACATAATACACACTGGATCTCCAAAActgcaaaagaaaaatgatgtaaaACCTCACCTCGTTAACATTTTATACTGAGTTTGCATGTTCTAATATGTCCAGCAGTTGCCTATTGGTGATATTgggttaaataaaatatactattaaAAGGCTCCATTGTTTCTTCTTCCGGTGACGCCTATGGCGCCAGAGCATTTCATCCCTGCTTCACAGCCTTGATCCAGAGTAGCCGTGACTCCTGGGGTCTCTTACATCAGCTTAACTGCCAAATTAAGTAGGCCTTTTACAGTGTAAAATTTAGACTGGTTTTGATGGTAATGTTAAGACCGTAGATGGCTGGCTTGGAGTTGAACTTCAAATGCGTGCATTCACTCGGATGAGAAGTGGAGTggtctgctttcttttttatttttagagcaaATGACAAACGTTTAAAATAAGCCCAATTATTGGCTAGTCCTTTGCCCTTTGCCCCTTGCCCCTCTTCTCCGATGAGGGTTCTACTCCGTGTGCTTTGCTTCACCATTCAGTGCCTGTAGATGAAGTGTGCAACTTGCACACTCACCATTCGCCACCAATAGATGAAGTGTGCAGCATTCATAAGAAAAATGGTgcgtttgtcttttttttttccgttaAGTATCCTGCCCCCTCCAGGCACCCgatcttgtatttatttattttcagttttgcaGGATCAAGTCAAGGATCTATTTGGGTTTTAGACAGACCACCGTCTTTCCTGTAGGTCTCTGAATAGTTCCATTGGTGACAGTCAGAGCTAACATGGAGTGGGTTTGTAATGGTTTCTGGTCTTGGTTTGCAGGTCCTTGCTATTCTCAGTGAGCGTCTTCTGAGCTGACCTGCTGAGGcagagtttcccctcccccttctgtcTTCAAGACCAGCATTGGGGACTCAGCCACTGTCCCTTGCTTAGTGGGTGAGAGagcacaggaaggcagagactTCACATTTCCCCATCTGGTGGGAAAAGCAAAAACCGCATTTACAGAACTATTGTCTCAAATTAATCTCTTCTAGTTTACATCTAATGGCTCTTGGCTAAAGCACTGGAAATGTCTGCGGTGAGCTTGCTTAGGGTGGCTGGTGTGCTGTACGCACTCTCGGAATGAGAGGAGGAAAATGAGACCTCTTGCTGTGAATATTTTTCACACTGATGTGAATTTGCCACACACGCCATGAGAGAGAAGTACAAAGAAGCCAGACTTCTTCCTCATGACCCagcctccagctcccaccttGCCCCATCACCTGGCCACAGCACCCACTCCAGACGGAAGACACGCTCTTTCCTGTGAACTGTGAACACAGAAGCCTCAGCCTGCGTATGAGTGGCAAGTGGCTGATCTGGGGCCACCTGCCCAAGTCTTACTCCAATGCAGCTGTTGTGGGACAGCTGTTTAAAACTCCAGAAATACATCGACCAAGGTGGAACTTCAGAGTGTCTGGCAGGACAGTTGTGATTGCACTGGATAgattatatataaacatgtatatatagCATCACTTTTCCAAGGAACGCTTTGCTATGAGAAAAGAAACTTTGCTCCACCTTCTCTCTCGCAAACCCTGCTCCTCCCCCCGTGAAAATGcaaacaggacacacacacacacacacacacacacacacacacacacaactatctCTAAGGGGAGGAATTAAGAATCACAAGGGGGGAGAGGTGTCCACTGAGTCAGCAAAACAAACCATTTTTTTGTCTCAGTCTCTACGGTTGTGGTTGCTAACTTCCGTGTTGGGATGAAGAGAGGGTCTACATGGGGCAGAGCTGGAGATGgtgagatgaggaagaagaaaggaatataactGATGTCTCTGTATTATGAGAATGTTGCATTGTTccataaaaaaaaagtctcaatttTAATAGAATAACATCATTGATAGGATTATGACCTGATGTCTGAAATCttgtgcggggtgtgtgtgtgtgtgtgtgtgtgtgtgtgtgtgtgtgtgtgtgtgtgtatgtgtgtgtgtgtgtatgctgttttTCTGAATAACTACTGAGTTCGCCTAGGGATGAGAAGTTAGGTATGGCTTCACTGCCCCACACACCTCtgttttgtagatgaggaaaccATGCCTGAAAGAAGCTAAGGACCCATCTGTTGACATCCAGGAAACTAGGAGCAGAGATGCCATACAGCAGACCATTTAATCAGCTACAGATTCATCCATTCTCAGGAAATGTTGTTGCTGTTGGTTATTAAATCCTAGACTCTAGACAACATAGCCTTTGGTTTAAAGGTggtgttttatgttttttatttgtttgtttttgttttcatttttgtttttatgagacagggcttctctgtgtggccctggccatcctggaactcactctgtagaccaggctggcctcaaactcacagagatccttttgcctctgcctcccgagtgctgagattagaggcgtACGCCACTGCTGCCCGACCGTAAGGTGTTTTTTTGAGATACTAgctattttatatcttaaaaagaTAGGCTATGGAACCAAATCAAAAGGgagaaggagatttttttttttaattaatagcaCCTTTTTATTGTTGGTGGTGTCAGAGctgtttgtattctttttttttttttgtttttttttgtttttttgagacagggtttctctgtgtagctttgcgcctttcctggaactcacttggtagcccaggctggccttgaactcacagagatccgcctggctctgcctcccgagtgctgggattaaaggcgtgcaccaccaccgcccagccctgttTGTATTCTTGCATTAAAGTGCCTAGGAGAGATGCTGAAACTGCCCTTTGTACATTGATAAAGCATAAATATTTTAGCGTGTATCTTGACCTTCATTGGAATGTGAGAGGCAAATATGATCTATCTTGGGTAATAGTCTAAGAAACAGTGAAAGGACCCTGCTCATAGTGCAAGCCTGTCAGTTACCCACCCACTTCTGTCTTTTGGAAAACTGTGAAGTAGATTTGATCAACACAAAAATGATGCCTTTGTTTTTATGCAGGTAGAAAGCACTGCATACGTTCGTTCTGTAGTGATAACAACTAAGCAACGTTCATTGTTTATCATGTACCAGGAACTGAGTACTAGAGGCTTTGTGGATGGACGCGCTCAGTTAAGCGCCCAGCATCTTATATGCCATTTCTCGTTCTGATCTCCTCCTCAGAGGAAGCGGAGACACACAGAAGGGAAGATTAAAAACCCAGATAGGCAGGCATGGATGCTAAATTGTCACACGCTGCAATCGTGAACTCATTTCTCTGTGCTGTTCAGCAGTGAGCTGATTTTATCCTCTACAGCAGACcgtgaaggaagggaaagaggcagAGGAGCAAAAGCAGAGGCTTTGGGGAACACACAGGCTTCTGGGGCTCAAAGGAGCTGTCCCTGGGCACGGTCTAAACTCCATCAGAGGACACTGCCTTTAGACTATCCAGACGAGTACAGGTCTCTATTCTTCTCCAGGAAAGAGCAGCTGCTTATTAATTCATTTCAGTATTTAACAGCCTTCATTGCTCTCAAGTTCTTCACACCCAGCCTAACCAAGACCTGCAAGAGACTGAGGGGTTGGACACCGAAGCGATACCTAAAATTAACTTTGGACTTCTCTGTGGATTTTTTAATCCATGTTCCACTGGCACGGATCACTGGTATATGCAAGCATAAATATGATGCATGAAGTAAGTCCCAGGATGCTTTTCAGAACCTGCCATCAAACATGCCATAGAAGAAGAAGGTGTCGCAGTCTGTTCCTGGCAAGGCACCTCCTCTCTGTGGATGCCCCACTGGAGGTGGCTCTTTACTTGTGCTCCATGGTCACAGCCCACAGGAGCATTTCCCTAGCCACGAGGTTCTGATTGCTAAAACTACCTAAGCTGCATCTGACCTGAATATCAGGTTGCTTGTGGGGAGACTCATTCACTGGAACTGGCCTTTGGGACAGTCTTGAACAACCTGTCCAGACTGCCGAGCCAGCCCAGGTTCCAGCGACCAGGCAGGGACGGTATTTCATTCTGCTTTATACCTTCCCAAAGTAGAAGTGTGAGACCATCtagatagaatgactgtgtaatGAGAGCATTAAAGAGAACTTTGGAATTAATAAGCCTAGCTGGCACGCTATAAGCCCACCATGTCTCAATGTAAAAGAACATCCATGCTTGtctcattaatattaatattcataAAGACCCAAAAATTCTAGTTGgagaaagaaatacaagaaaatgaaGGATGGCACAATAAAAGGCAAGCATGATATTTTTATGTCTTATTACACTTGGTTGAGGGTCTGAGAAAGTGTAGATTCACGGGCATCACATCTTTGGCGCTACATCCAGCTCACCCACAGCCTCCCCTCTACACTTGGCCTGAGCTGAGGAAAAGGTGATGAAAAGGGCAGAAACTGCTGTCCACCACCAAGTAATCCTCCTGCCCATTGCCCTCTGGCTGAGAAGGGGTTCAGCCAGCAAGGGGAACTCTATCTGCTCTGTTCCGTTAGTCGGAAAGGAGTGGCTGTCCTATCTCATTTCCCCTTTGAAGTTCTATTTCGACGTGTGGCAAACTCTAACATGATTGATTCCCGGCTTGCATGGGAGGGAGGCTAGAACCGGTGGGTGAAGGGTCTCACACTCCCTGATTAAAGGCTGCTCCGGCCACTTGCTCTGGGTGGGTACTGTATTTTCTGCGCCATTTTGCACTGGAGGAAGGAACTCAACGTTATTTTAAACTTCCATTTTTCTTAGATTCAGAAATTGTATTTATGTAAATTCTATCATAGTAAACAAACAAGCTGCCTTTATTAAACACTCAGTGAattagaggaaaaaggaaaaa includes:
- the Vgll2 gene encoding transcription cofactor vestigial-like protein 2, encoding MSCLDVMYQVYGPPQPYFAAAYTPYHQKLAYYSKMQEAQECNASPSSSASGSSSFSNQTPASVKEEEGSPEKERPPEAEYINSRCVLFTYFQGDISSVVDEHFSRALSQPSSYTPSCASSKAHRSSGPWREGTFPMSQRSFPASFWNSAYQAAPVPSPLGSPLAAAHSELPFATADPYSPAALHGHLHQGAADWHHAHPHHAHPHPHHPYALGGALGAQASAYPRPAVHEVYAPHFDPRYGPLLMPAASGRPGRLAPASAPAPGSPPCELAAKGEPAGGAWAAPGGPFVSPTGDVAQSLGLGVDSGKRRRECSLPAAPPALYPTLG